One part of the Aspergillus luchuensis IFO 4308 DNA, chromosome 5, nearly complete sequence genome encodes these proteins:
- a CDS encoding uncharacterized protein (COG:S;~EggNog:ENOG410PYN0): protein MTPKLLTQPPLTSLPFPAQHRVLRVLQQRLERSAFESIQKWQPQLGQANGWDCAEKVELHLAFRALDRKRRTHSTPGLLKIPKKGVNRLRVDIEGILHAAVHRQLQDHRRLSQQFHSAREFATVWLRDPQSAGEIEQCQVRINRLFSRWIARTHHLQGNLAVRMGSNRIPEDRRYQFLLREATRRLLEKINHDCIEQVDYILQVSFPSLYTKK, encoded by the coding sequence TTCCCGCCCAACACCGCGTTCTACGGGTACTGCAGCAGCGCTTGGAGCGATCTGCGTTCGAGTCTATCCAGAAATGGCAGCCCCAACTCGGTCAGGCTAACGGATGGGATTGTGCCGAGAAGGTAGAATTGCACTTGGCATTCAGAGCGCTGGACCGAAAGCGTCGTACCCATTCCACACCTGGGTTGTTGAAAATTCCAAAGAAGGGGGTTAATCGGTTGCGAGTCGACATTGAGGGTATCCTTCATGCAGCCGTGCACCGTCAGCTACAGGATCACCGTCGTCTTTCACAGCAGTTTCACTCGGCTCGAGAGTTTGCAACCGTATGGCTGCGTGATCCGCAGTCTGCGGGGGAGATTGAGCAGTGCCAAGTGCGGATCAACCGTCTTTTCAGCAGATGGATTGCACgcacccaccatctccaaggCAATCTGGCTGTGCGCATGGGAAGCAACAGGATACCTGAAGATCGACGTtaccaattcctcctgcgCGAGGCGACGCGGAGGCTCTTGGAGAAAATCAATCACGATTGTATTGAGCAAGTGGACTACATCCTACAAGTGAGCTTTCCGTCATTGTATACAAAGAAGTGA